The proteins below come from a single Acidobacteriota bacterium genomic window:
- a CDS encoding SMP-30/gluconolactonase/LRE family protein, protein MYRLSRPFLFITALAVIGTAFWFSNSRANSGLFSFHSSSSSSTTQTGSKLQPQPELLQIRKSDDGIWEDVEPSQIQARYPAGVVQRNVAPIAFRTINLDHTALEQILQRAPLESVETGVSSAAIISLPMPDGKFARFRFVESPIMESELATRYPDLKTYAGQGIDDPTAVVRFDTVPQGFHAIILSVHGTTYIDPYLKNNTEIYASYYKRNFRKDAEPFRCLFENPLQEDPESAHTTRSFQPNLPTGANLRTYRTAVGTTGEYTAAAGGGTLLGGLGAVITTVNRVSAVYERDLAIRLVLVNNQDRIIYTNASTDPYSNSNASALLSENQSNLDSVIGSANYDIGHVFSTGGGGLAGLGVVCRSGQKARGETGSGNPVGDPYDIDYVAHEMGHQFGGNHPFNGNTGNCAGGNRNGSTAYEVGSGNTIMAYAGICDASDIQPNSDDYFHAISYQEIDTYTSTGAGNCGASTATGNTPPTIAALSNFTIPNQTPFTLTASASDPNAGDVLTYCWEEFDLGPTQNPTVSPRDNGSSPIFRSYDPVTSPSRTFPALQYILNNANVPPATISLPGISGTFASGEFLPTTNRTMTFRVTVRDNRLNGGGSNRGQMTVTSTTSAGPFAVTAPNTATSVAINSALNVTWNVAGTTANGVNTANVRILLSTDGGYTFPTVLTASTPNDGSQSVLIPNDNAFATTQARIKVEAIGNVFFDISNTNFTITGTNTAPTVNITGSVTILRGSPSVTTNVGTVADGQDGAGTLAVALLNLPFELTATAANNNGTLSVTAASECSLVTTNTSKTYPITVTVTDSAGATRTGTINIVVQPNLTPTLGNYTNPPSTLPGSSRTVTPSAPPADGNNAISTVTVSPTTLPGGGTLSVDSAGVVTVNTTGGTTNGTYTVFVTVQDICGAAVVRSFTLTVSGPVITIVPAGSTITAGNCGSPATSAIDPGETVTVSLGLQNTGTTSTSNMVATLQNSGGITPITTSQTYGALTGGGAAVSRSYQFTANGTCGATVTATLQLQDGVTNLGNATFTFVLGGGAVTNIFTQNFDGVTAPTLPSGWTTSVLTGSVGNWATTSTNPDTAANTAFTNGITSAASNALRSPSIALPAGSVSAVLSFRHAWNFETSWDGGVLEISTNGGSTWTDALTLGATFTANGYSSTLNTGSFPLSGRQAWTGSQASYVTTSVNLPTSLNGQSIQIRWRGGWDTSTANTNPNWRVDTVSIATPSCSSCSSCPTINGNVSGTATICSGNSTNVSVTVSGGTGPYNVTLSNGGGTQNGAGPTFTFPVSPTSTTTYTVSGTDSNTCSITNVGSAVVTVNQPPAGANAGPDQTICTGGTTLAASQTTGTGVWSIVTGPNTSTSQFSSTTAANATFTPTTTGVYTLQWTVSNAPCAGTSTDTVVITVNAGPPTANAGGDQTLCFPTTATLAANNPSPGTGAWTVVTGPNTSTAQFSNTASATSTFTPTLAGTYTLRWTITQAPCPATNDTVVLTYTASPSTANAGADQSTCVSGNVTLAANNPGVGAGTWSVASGPSTSTAQFSNVNAFNATFTPAGGAGLYTLQWTITNAPCTASSDQVVIDVAASCGSGSATLYVADTTNNRVQKFNGTTWTVVGTGTTGTGNGQFKTPEAVTASLDGVRIYVADTGNNRIQWSTNSGATWANFATSGTGLSQVSGPRGLALDSAGNLYVADGGNNRVLRFNGGTPGTGVLLAASGTTSGRVRTPNGLAVDSNFNLFIADTLNNRILKVTNANTRTNANTGTVLAGLSSGLTGVRAPQGLAVDSANNLYVADTGNNRVIRFAGGTSGTATLLAGNGTTLGLVRAPEGVTISVFTAGSLTGGEFLVVSDTTNNRIQGRLLSSTTWTLVGTPNGLGSGLGQFRAPSKIR, encoded by the coding sequence GGAAGATGTCGAGCCGTCCCAAATCCAGGCGCGGTATCCTGCCGGCGTCGTTCAGCGAAACGTTGCCCCGATTGCCTTCCGAACGATCAACCTTGATCACACGGCACTCGAGCAAATCTTGCAACGTGCCCCGCTTGAATCGGTTGAAACTGGTGTTTCCAGTGCGGCGATTATTTCTCTTCCAATGCCGGATGGAAAATTCGCCCGCTTTCGTTTTGTTGAATCGCCGATTATGGAATCTGAGCTGGCTACCAGATATCCGGACTTGAAAACCTATGCTGGTCAAGGGATTGACGACCCAACGGCGGTGGTTCGCTTCGATACGGTGCCACAAGGCTTTCACGCCATCATTCTGTCAGTCCATGGAACAACTTACATTGATCCATACTTGAAAAATAATACTGAGATTTACGCGTCATACTATAAGCGGAACTTCCGCAAAGACGCTGAACCATTTCGCTGCCTGTTTGAAAATCCGCTTCAGGAAGATCCGGAATCAGCCCACACGACCCGGAGCTTCCAGCCGAATCTTCCCACTGGTGCCAATTTGCGAACCTATCGCACGGCAGTTGGAACAACGGGTGAATACACTGCCGCAGCCGGCGGCGGCACATTGCTTGGTGGCCTTGGTGCGGTGATCACGACCGTCAACCGCGTCAGTGCGGTGTATGAACGCGACCTCGCTATCCGCCTGGTGCTGGTTAACAATCAGGATCGGATTATTTACACCAACGCTTCAACCGACCCTTATAGCAACAGCAACGCCTCAGCTTTGTTGAGTGAAAACCAGTCAAATCTGGATTCAGTCATCGGTTCCGCCAATTATGACATTGGCCACGTGTTCAGCACTGGTGGCGGCGGACTTGCCGGATTGGGGGTTGTGTGCCGTTCTGGACAGAAAGCCCGAGGTGAAACGGGTTCGGGTAATCCGGTTGGTGATCCATATGACATTGACTACGTGGCTCACGAAATGGGTCACCAGTTTGGCGGAAACCATCCGTTTAATGGCAACACTGGGAACTGTGCTGGTGGAAACCGAAACGGATCAACCGCCTATGAAGTCGGCAGCGGCAACACGATTATGGCCTATGCCGGTATCTGTGATGCTTCGGATATTCAGCCGAACAGCGACGACTATTTCCACGCGATCAGTTATCAGGAAATTGATACATATACCTCAACTGGTGCCGGAAACTGTGGCGCCAGTACCGCCACCGGGAATACCCCGCCCACGATTGCGGCACTCAGCAATTTCACCATTCCAAACCAGACGCCATTTACCTTGACAGCATCAGCCAGTGATCCAAATGCCGGCGATGTGCTGACGTACTGCTGGGAAGAGTTCGATCTCGGCCCAACCCAAAACCCAACCGTCAGCCCACGTGATAACGGCTCATCGCCGATTTTCCGATCCTATGATCCGGTGACCAGCCCATCGCGAACGTTCCCGGCACTTCAGTACATTTTGAATAATGCCAATGTCCCACCAGCCACGATCAGCCTGCCGGGGATTAGCGGAACGTTTGCTTCAGGTGAATTTCTGCCGACAACGAACCGGACAATGACCTTCCGGGTGACGGTCCGCGACAACCGACTCAACGGCGGAGGCTCCAACCGGGGTCAAATGACAGTCACTTCAACGACTTCAGCCGGCCCATTTGCCGTCACGGCGCCAAATACGGCCACATCAGTCGCCATCAATTCCGCGCTCAATGTGACCTGGAACGTGGCCGGAACAACCGCCAATGGTGTCAACACGGCCAACGTTCGGATTCTGCTTTCAACTGACGGCGGCTACACCTTCCCAACGGTGCTGACCGCCAGCACACCCAATGATGGAAGCCAGTCGGTTTTGATTCCAAATGACAATGCGTTTGCCACCACCCAGGCGCGCATCAAAGTCGAAGCCATCGGAAATGTCTTTTTTGACATTTCAAACACCAATTTCACCATCACCGGGACCAACACGGCCCCAACGGTGAACATCACAGGCAGCGTCACTATTCTGCGTGGCAGCCCATCCGTTACGACCAACGTTGGCACAGTAGCCGACGGACAAGATGGGGCTGGAACCCTGGCTGTGGCGCTTTTAAACTTGCCGTTTGAACTGACGGCAACCGCAGCTAACAATAATGGCACGCTGTCAGTGACCGCCGCTTCGGAATGCTCGCTGGTCACGACCAACACCTCGAAAACCTATCCGATTACAGTGACGGTGACCGATAGCGCGGGCGCCACCAGGACCGGAACCATTAATATTGTTGTGCAACCCAATTTGACGCCGACGTTGGGGAACTACACGAATCCGCCGTCAACGTTACCCGGCAGCAGTCGTACCGTAACGCCATCGGCTCCACCAGCAGATGGAAACAACGCGATTTCAACCGTTACGGTATCACCTACCACGCTTCCCGGAGGTGGCACCCTCTCGGTGGATAGCGCTGGTGTTGTCACCGTCAACACCACGGGTGGAACCACGAATGGGACCTACACCGTGTTTGTGACAGTTCAGGATATTTGTGGAGCCGCCGTTGTGAGATCGTTTACCCTGACCGTTTCCGGACCGGTGATCACGATTGTTCCGGCAGGCTCGACGATTACGGCTGGAAACTGTGGCAGCCCGGCGACTTCAGCCATTGATCCGGGTGAAACGGTAACGGTGAGTTTGGGTCTCCAGAACACTGGAACTACCAGTACTTCAAACATGGTTGCAACACTTCAGAATTCAGGTGGGATTACGCCGATTACCACCTCACAAACCTATGGCGCCCTCACCGGAGGCGGAGCAGCCGTCTCGCGGTCATATCAGTTCACGGCCAACGGCACCTGCGGAGCAACCGTCACGGCGACGCTCCAGTTGCAGGATGGCGTCACCAATCTGGGCAACGCCACCTTTACCTTTGTGTTGGGCGGCGGTGCGGTAACCAACATTTTCACCCAGAACTTTGACGGCGTGACAGCACCAACTCTGCCCTCTGGCTGGACCACGTCAGTCCTCACCGGATCGGTTGGAAACTGGGCCACCACATCAACCAATCCAGACACAGCAGCCAATACCGCATTCACCAACGGCATTACCTCAGCCGCTTCAAATGCACTGAGGTCACCGTCAATCGCTTTGCCGGCTGGAAGCGTCAGCGCGGTTTTAAGTTTCCGCCATGCGTGGAATTTTGAAACTTCGTGGGATGGCGGAGTGCTTGAAATCAGTACTAACGGTGGTTCCACCTGGACCGATGCCCTCACGCTGGGCGCAACCTTTACGGCCAATGGCTATAGCAGCACCCTCAACACCGGGTCATTCCCACTTTCAGGTCGTCAAGCCTGGACCGGAAGCCAGGCCAGTTATGTCACAACGTCAGTGAATCTGCCCACCAGTTTGAATGGCCAATCCATCCAGATTCGGTGGCGTGGTGGCTGGGATACGTCAACCGCCAATACCAACCCGAACTGGCGGGTGGATACGGTTTCGATTGCCACGCCATCCTGCTCATCGTGCTCAAGCTGCCCGACGATCAACGGAAACGTGAGCGGAACGGCCACCATCTGCTCCGGCAACAGCACCAACGTTTCAGTCACCGTGAGCGGCGGCACCGGTCCGTACAACGTGACACTGAGCAACGGCGGCGGCACGCAAAATGGTGCTGGCCCAACGTTTACCTTCCCGGTGTCACCAACTTCGACGACGACCTACACGGTGTCGGGAACCGATTCAAACACCTGCTCAATTACCAATGTCGGCAGTGCCGTGGTAACGGTGAACCAGCCTCCAGCCGGGGCCAATGCCGGACCGGATCAAACGATCTGTACCGGTGGCACGACGCTGGCAGCCTCACAAACCACGGGGACTGGCGTCTGGTCAATCGTGACGGGACCAAACACGTCAACCTCGCAATTCAGCAGCACGACAGCAGCGAATGCGACCTTTACGCCGACCACCACCGGGGTCTACACCCTGCAGTGGACGGTGAGCAATGCACCGTGCGCCGGAACATCAACCGACACGGTGGTCATCACGGTCAATGCCGGACCTCCGACGGCAAATGCGGGTGGCGATCAGACGTTATGCTTCCCGACGACCGCCACGCTGGCGGCCAACAATCCATCACCGGGAACGGGTGCCTGGACGGTGGTCACCGGACCAAACACGTCAACGGCGCAATTTAGCAACACAGCATCAGCGACCTCGACCTTCACGCCAACCCTGGCGGGAACTTATACCCTGCGGTGGACGATCACCCAGGCGCCATGTCCAGCCACCAACGACACGGTGGTGTTGACCTACACGGCATCTCCAAGCACGGCCAATGCCGGCGCTGACCAGTCAACCTGTGTCAGCGGCAATGTGACGCTGGCGGCCAACAACCCAGGCGTCGGCGCGGGAACGTGGTCAGTGGCGTCCGGACCATCAACCTCGACCGCGCAGTTCAGCAATGTGAATGCGTTTAATGCGACCTTTACTCCAGCGGGTGGAGCGGGTCTCTACACGCTGCAGTGGACGATTACCAATGCACCGTGCACGGCCAGTTCTGATCAGGTGGTGATTGACGTGGCGGCAAGCTGCGGCAGTGGTTCAGCCACCCTGTATGTGGCCGACACGACCAACAACCGGGTTCAGAAGTTCAATGGAACGACCTGGACGGTGGTGGGAACGGGCACGACCGGCACGGGGAACGGCCAGTTCAAGACCCCCGAAGCGGTGACCGCAAGCCTTGACGGTGTGCGGATTTACGTGGCCGACACGGGCAACAACCGCATTCAGTGGTCAACCAACAGCGGTGCGACCTGGGCCAACTTTGCCACCAGCGGGACTGGATTGAGTCAGGTGAGCGGACCACGGGGTCTGGCACTGGATTCAGCCGGCAACCTGTATGTGGCGGACGGCGGCAACAACCGGGTGCTGCGCTTCAACGGTGGTACCCCAGGAACAGGTGTGCTGCTGGCAGCCAGTGGAACGACCTCTGGTCGGGTGCGAACCCCGAACGGACTGGCAGTTGACAGCAACTTCAACCTGTTTATTGCCGACACACTCAACAACCGCATCCTGAAAGTCACAAATGCCAATACCAGAACCAATGCCAACACGGGCACCGTCCTGGCTGGTTTGAGTTCAGGGTTGACAGGTGTCCGGGCACCACAGGGACTGGCGGTTGATTCAGCCAATAACCTGTATGTGGCCGATACCGGCAACAACCGGGTCATCCGGTTTGCCGGAGGGACATCGGGAACAGCAACGTTGCTGGCCGGAAACGGCACAACGCTGGGTCTGGTCCGCGCACCGGAAGGCGTCACTATCAGCGTGTTTACGGCTGGGTCACTGACCGGCGGTGAATTCCTGGTGGTCAGCGACACAACCAACAACCGGATCCAAGGCCGGCTCTTGAGCAGCACGACCTGGACGCTGGTTGGAACGCCAAACGGTCTGGGCAGCGGCCTCGGCCAGTTCCGCGCTCCGAGCAAGATCCGCTAA